A DNA window from Mycobacterium sp. IDR2000157661 contains the following coding sequences:
- a CDS encoding acyl-CoA dehydrogenase family protein: protein MSNDADAGRVAELARDVVAEHDPQKVPVQEFLGACYDAGLSWVHFPEGLGGLGVSRGLQAVADRVLQGAGGPVPLGLNPMGYGMAAPTIREHAQTEEVKRQWLRPLATTEDLWCQLFSEPGAGSDLAGLATTAKRDGDDWVVNGQKVWTSLAHRARWGLLLARTDPDVPKHKGLTYFVVDMHGAGVETKPLRQMTGQAEFNEVYFTDARIPDMHRLGEVGNGWNVAMTTLMNERTALGGSGSRRGAGTIADATGLWASRPERRTPVLRDRLTQLWLRSEAQRLTSERSRAAATVGGPGPEGSIGKLVGAELNQLIYQWCMDFLGPEGILYHSYQQGAATGDRDWQGPIQQRYLRSRANTIEGGTSEVMRNILGERILGLPGDLRADAGMPWKEIPRG, encoded by the coding sequence ATGAGCAATGACGCTGATGCCGGTCGGGTCGCTGAGCTGGCCCGGGACGTCGTCGCCGAGCACGATCCGCAGAAGGTGCCCGTTCAGGAGTTCCTCGGCGCCTGTTACGACGCCGGCCTGTCGTGGGTGCACTTCCCGGAGGGACTCGGCGGGCTCGGCGTGTCCCGAGGGCTGCAGGCCGTCGCCGACCGCGTCCTGCAGGGCGCCGGCGGGCCCGTGCCACTCGGGCTGAACCCGATGGGCTACGGCATGGCGGCGCCGACCATCCGCGAGCACGCGCAGACCGAGGAGGTGAAGCGGCAGTGGCTGCGGCCGTTGGCCACCACCGAGGACCTGTGGTGCCAGCTGTTCTCCGAGCCGGGGGCGGGCTCCGACCTGGCCGGGCTGGCCACGACCGCCAAAAGGGACGGCGACGACTGGGTCGTCAACGGGCAGAAGGTCTGGACGAGCCTGGCGCACCGGGCGCGATGGGGGCTGCTGCTGGCACGCACCGATCCCGACGTGCCCAAGCACAAGGGCCTGACCTACTTCGTCGTCGACATGCACGGCGCCGGGGTCGAGACCAAGCCGCTGCGCCAGATGACCGGGCAGGCGGAGTTCAACGAGGTGTATTTCACCGACGCGCGCATCCCGGATATGCACCGCCTCGGCGAAGTCGGCAACGGGTGGAACGTCGCGATGACCACGCTGATGAACGAACGCACCGCGCTCGGTGGCAGCGGCAGCCGTCGTGGCGCGGGGACCATCGCCGACGCGACCGGGCTGTGGGCGTCGCGGCCCGAGCGCCGTACGCCCGTGCTGCGCGACCGGCTGACACAGCTGTGGCTGCGCTCGGAGGCCCAACGGCTCACCTCCGAACGGTCGCGCGCCGCCGCGACGGTCGGCGGGCCGGGTCCGGAGGGCTCGATCGGCAAGCTGGTCGGCGCCGAGCTGAACCAGCTAATCTACCAGTGGTGCATGGATTTCCTTGGGCCCGAAGGCATTCTGTACCACAGTTACCAGCAGGGGGCCGCCACCGGCGACCGGGACTGGCAGGGCCCCATTCAGCAGCGGTATCTGCGCAGCCGGGCCAACACCATCGAAGGCGGTACCTCGGAAGTGATGCGCAACATCCTGGGCGAACGGATTCTCGGTCTGCCCGGAGACCTGCGCGCCGATGCCGGCATGCCATGGAAGGAGATCCCGCGTGGCTGA